The proteins below come from a single Mycolicibacterium sp. TY81 genomic window:
- the ribD gene encoding bifunctional diaminohydroxyphosphoribosylaminopyrimidine deaminase/5-amino-6-(5-phosphoribosylamino)uracil reductase RibD: MTPEAIEAAMRLAIGQADAVKGTTYPNPPVGAVILDRDGEVAGVGGTQPPGEAHAEVMALRRAGTRAAGGTAVVTLEPCNHQGRTGPCVDALLDAGVAAVVFAVADPNPVAAGGAQRLTDAGVTVTSGVLADEVSGGPLREWLHRQRTGRPHVTWKFAASLDGRSAAADGTSQWITGPAARADVHRHRAAADAIVVGTGTVLADDPTLTARLSDGTPAPRQPLRVVVGEREISSEANVLNDDSRTMVIRTHDPLEVLRALSDRTDVILEGGPTLAGAFVRAGLVDRILAYLAPTLLGGPITAIDDAGVSTMSQARRWRFDGVETVGADVRLSLVPN, translated from the coding sequence GTGACGCCGGAGGCCATCGAAGCGGCCATGCGGCTGGCCATCGGCCAGGCCGACGCGGTCAAAGGCACGACGTACCCGAACCCGCCGGTCGGCGCGGTGATCCTGGACCGTGACGGCGAAGTGGCCGGTGTCGGCGGGACCCAGCCGCCGGGGGAGGCGCACGCCGAGGTCATGGCGCTGCGGCGGGCCGGTACCCGCGCCGCGGGCGGCACCGCCGTGGTGACGCTCGAGCCGTGCAACCACCAGGGCCGCACCGGCCCGTGCGTGGACGCGCTGCTGGACGCCGGGGTGGCGGCCGTGGTGTTCGCCGTGGCCGACCCCAATCCGGTGGCCGCGGGCGGCGCCCAGCGGCTGACCGATGCCGGCGTGACGGTGACTTCGGGTGTTCTCGCCGACGAGGTCAGCGGCGGGCCGCTGCGCGAATGGCTGCACCGTCAGCGCACCGGCCGACCCCATGTGACGTGGAAGTTCGCGGCCAGCCTCGACGGGCGCAGCGCCGCCGCCGACGGCACCAGCCAGTGGATCACGGGCCCCGCCGCCCGGGCCGACGTGCACCGGCACCGCGCGGCGGCCGACGCCATCGTCGTCGGCACGGGGACGGTGCTGGCCGACGACCCGACATTGACCGCCCGGCTGTCCGACGGCACCCCGGCGCCCCGTCAGCCGCTGCGGGTGGTGGTCGGGGAACGCGAAATCTCGTCGGAGGCCAACGTCCTGAACGATGATTCCCGGACCATGGTGATCAGGACGCACGATCCGCTCGAGGTGCTGCGGGCGCTGTCGGACCGCACCGATGTGATCCTGGAAGGCGGGCCGACGCTGGCCGGGGCATTCGTCCGGGCGGGACTCGTGGACCGGATTCTGGCGTATCTGGCGCCGACGCTGCTGGGCGGACCCATCACGGCGATCGACGACGCCGGGGTGTCGACCATGTCGCAGGCCCGCCGCTGGCGTTTCGACGGCGTCGAGACCGTCGGGGCCGACGTGCGGCTCAGTCTCGTGCCGAACTGA
- a CDS encoding MFS transporter: MAGGSNRHVAIAAGSLAVLLGALDTYVVVTIMTDMMKDPPDGIGIPINKIQQVTPVVTWYLLGYIAAMPLLGRASDRFGRKLVLQASLALFAVGSIVTAMAGMFIPANELIEPLNQLIVGRTIQGVASGALLPVTLALAADLWAARNRAGVLGGIGAAQELGSVLGPLYGVAVVWLLHDWRDVFWINVPLTLAAIVMIHFSLPSRIETEKPEKIDVLGGVLLAVALGLATWGLYNPNPDGKQVLPENGPPLLIAAAVVAVAFFVWEKMARTKLIDPVGVHFRPFLAGLASSLCAGAALMVTLVNVELFSRGVLGIDQAHAIFKLAWFLGALPVGALVGGWIATRIGDRIVAFVGLLIAAAAYLLVSHWDMNVLEATHDLAIVKLPTLPTDLIIAGLGLGLVIGPLTSATLRVVPTAQHGIASAAVVVSRMIGMLIGMAALSAWGLYKFNQNLAALPPAKGGSLADAAEQIAKNVKTAYTMQYSSIFLITAIVCVVGALAGLLIAGRHEQAEEPETAPEVDPAPVA; this comes from the coding sequence ATGGCCGGGGGTAGCAACCGCCACGTCGCCATAGCCGCGGGCAGTCTCGCGGTCCTGCTCGGCGCGCTCGACACCTACGTCGTCGTGACGATCATGACCGACATGATGAAGGACCCGCCGGACGGGATCGGCATCCCGATCAACAAGATCCAGCAGGTCACGCCCGTCGTCACGTGGTACCTGCTGGGCTACATCGCGGCGATGCCGCTGCTGGGCCGGGCGTCCGACCGGTTCGGCCGCAAGCTGGTGCTCCAGGCGAGCCTCGCGCTGTTCGCGGTCGGCTCGATCGTCACGGCGATGGCCGGCATGTTCATCCCGGCGAACGAGCTGATCGAGCCGCTCAATCAGCTGATCGTCGGCCGCACCATCCAGGGTGTGGCGAGCGGCGCGCTGCTGCCGGTGACGCTGGCGCTGGCGGCCGACCTGTGGGCCGCGCGCAACCGCGCCGGCGTGCTCGGTGGCATCGGTGCCGCGCAGGAGCTGGGCAGCGTGCTCGGCCCGCTGTACGGCGTCGCCGTGGTGTGGCTGCTGCACGACTGGCGGGATGTCTTCTGGATCAACGTGCCGCTGACCCTCGCGGCCATCGTGATGATCCACTTCAGCCTGCCGTCACGCATCGAGACCGAGAAGCCCGAGAAGATCGACGTCCTGGGCGGCGTGCTGCTCGCCGTCGCCCTGGGATTGGCGACGTGGGGCCTGTACAACCCCAACCCCGACGGCAAGCAGGTGCTCCCGGAAAACGGCCCGCCGTTGCTGATCGCCGCCGCGGTCGTCGCGGTCGCGTTCTTCGTGTGGGAGAAGATGGCCCGCACCAAGCTGATCGATCCGGTGGGCGTGCACTTCCGGCCGTTCCTGGCGGGCCTGGCGTCGTCGCTGTGCGCGGGCGCGGCGCTCATGGTCACGCTGGTGAACGTCGAGTTGTTCAGCCGCGGTGTGCTCGGCATCGACCAGGCGCATGCGATCTTCAAGCTCGCGTGGTTCCTGGGTGCGCTGCCTGTCGGCGCGCTGGTCGGCGGGTGGATCGCCACCCGGATCGGCGACCGGATCGTCGCGTTCGTCGGTCTGCTCATCGCAGCCGCCGCGTATCTGCTGGTCTCGCACTGGGACATGAACGTGCTGGAAGCCACCCACGACCTCGCGATCGTGAAGCTCCCGACACTGCCGACCGATCTGATCATCGCCGGCCTGGGCTTGGGTCTGGTCATCGGACCGCTGACGTCGGCGACGCTGCGCGTGGTCCCGACGGCGCAGCACGGCATCGCCTCGGCGGCGGTCGTGGTGTCCCGCATGATCGGCATGCTGATCGGTATGGCGGCGCTGTCCGCATGGGGTCTGTACAAGTTCAACCAGAACCTGGCCGCCCTGCCGCCGGCCAAGGGCGGCAGTCTTGCCGACGCCGCGGAGCAGATCGCCAAGAACGTGAAGACCGCCTACACCATGCAGTACAGCTCGATCTTCCTGATCACCGCGATCGTGTGTGTGGTGGGTGCGCTGGCCGGTCTGCTGATCGCCGGTCGCCACGAGCAGGCCGAGGAGCCCGAGACCGCTCCCGAGGTCGATCCCGCGCCGGTGGCGTAG
- a CDS encoding LppX_LprAFG lipoprotein, with protein MQTRKRSAMLVSLLSTVMAGVLLVSGCSKSEAPSTPLPDAAALLKQSADTTRGQQSVHLVLTVNGKIAKLTVTKLTGDMTLTPAVAGQGKANLSVGGMGVQDAPFVVYDNHLYASLSSGGPLSDFGPADAIYDISAILRPETGLANILDNFTDAKAVGREDINGVKTVKVTGTVSAEAVNKIAPQLKVTTALPGTAWIEEGGNHQLAQAQLETSPGNNLQMTLTDWGKPVTVNKPDVQ; from the coding sequence ATGCAGACGCGCAAACGCTCCGCCATGCTTGTTTCCCTACTCTCCACCGTGATGGCCGGGGTGCTCCTGGTCTCCGGATGTTCGAAGTCCGAGGCCCCCTCGACGCCGCTGCCCGACGCCGCAGCGCTGCTCAAGCAGTCCGCGGACACCACCCGCGGCCAGCAGAGCGTGCACCTGGTCCTGACGGTCAACGGCAAGATCGCCAAGCTGACGGTCACCAAGCTGACCGGTGACATGACGCTCACCCCCGCCGTCGCCGGCCAGGGCAAGGCCAACCTCTCGGTGGGCGGCATGGGCGTCCAGGACGCGCCGTTCGTCGTCTACGACAACCACCTGTACGCCTCGCTGTCGTCCGGTGGCCCGCTGTCCGACTTCGGCCCCGCCGACGCCATCTACGACATCTCGGCGATCCTGCGCCCGGAGACCGGCCTGGCCAACATCCTGGACAACTTCACCGACGCCAAGGCCGTGGGCCGCGAGGACATCAACGGCGTGAAGACCGTCAAGGTCACCGGCACCGTCAGCGCCGAGGCCGTCAACAAGATCGCCCCGCAGCTGAAGGTCACCACCGCGCTGCCGGGCACCGCCTGGATCGAAGAGGGCGGCAACCACCAGCTCGCGCAGGCGCAGCTGGAGACGAGCCCGGGCAACAACCTGCAGATGACGCTGACGGACTGGGGTAAGCCGGTCACCGTCAACAAGCCCGACGTTCAGTAA
- a CDS encoding riboflavin synthase, with protein sequence MFTGIVEELGEIVSKDQLADAARFVIRGPLVTTDAGHGDSIAVNGVCLTVVDVLPDGAFSADVMAETLNRSSLAGVEVGGRVNLERAAAINSRLGGHIVQGHVDGTGTVLSRTPSEHWEVVRIALPPQLARYVVEKGSITVDGVSLTVSGLGRDEQGDWFEISLIPTTLQLTTLGRAPVGTTVNLEVDVIAKYVERLLGPAQ encoded by the coding sequence ATGTTCACCGGCATTGTCGAAGAGCTCGGCGAGATCGTCAGCAAGGACCAACTGGCCGACGCGGCGCGGTTCGTCATCCGCGGCCCCTTGGTCACCACCGATGCCGGGCATGGTGACTCGATCGCGGTGAACGGCGTCTGCCTGACGGTCGTGGACGTGCTGCCCGACGGCGCGTTCTCCGCCGACGTGATGGCCGAGACCCTGAACCGGTCGAGCCTCGCCGGCGTCGAAGTCGGCGGCCGGGTGAACCTGGAGCGCGCCGCGGCGATCAACAGCCGCCTGGGCGGGCACATCGTGCAGGGTCATGTGGACGGCACCGGCACTGTGTTGTCGCGCACACCGTCCGAGCACTGGGAGGTCGTGCGCATCGCGCTGCCGCCGCAGCTGGCCCGGTACGTGGTCGAGAAGGGCTCCATCACCGTCGACGGGGTTTCGCTGACGGTGTCCGGCCTGGGCCGAGACGAGCAGGGCGACTGGTTCGAAATCTCTCTGATTCCAACGACGTTGCAGCTGACGACGCTCGGCCGCGCCCCGGTCGGGACCACCGTGAACCTGGAAGTGGACGTCATCGCCAAATACGTCGAACGGCTGCTCGGCCCGGCGCAGTAG
- a CDS encoding bifunctional 3,4-dihydroxy-2-butanone-4-phosphate synthase/GTP cyclohydrolase II: MTRLDSVERAIADIAAGKAVVVIDDEDRENEGDLIFAAEKATPELVAFMVRYTSGYLCVPLDGAICDKLGLLPMYAVNQDKHGTAYTVTVDAKKGVGTGISASDRAKTMQLLADPDAVADDFTKPGHVVPLRAKDGGVLRRPGHTEAAVDLARLAGLQPAGAICEIVSQKDEGSMAQTDELRVFADDHDLALISIADLIEWRRKHEKHIERVAEARIPTRHGEFRAVGYTSMYEDVEHVALVRGEVSPENGDDVLVRVHSECLTGDVFGSRRCDCGPQLDAAMEMVANEGRGVVLYMRGHEGRGIGLLHKLQAYQLQDAGADTVDANLELGLPADARDYGIGAQILVDLGIRSMRLLTNNPAKRVGLDGYGLHIIERVPLPIGPNADNIRYLMTKRDRMGHDLIGLDDFAGDATDGEGK; this comes from the coding sequence ATGACGAGGCTTGATTCCGTCGAGCGGGCGATAGCCGATATCGCGGCGGGCAAGGCTGTCGTCGTCATTGACGACGAAGATCGCGAGAACGAAGGCGATCTGATCTTCGCCGCGGAGAAGGCGACGCCGGAACTGGTGGCCTTCATGGTCCGCTACACCTCGGGCTACCTGTGTGTGCCGCTCGACGGCGCCATCTGCGACAAGCTGGGCCTGCTGCCGATGTACGCGGTGAACCAGGACAAGCACGGCACTGCCTACACCGTCACGGTGGACGCGAAAAAGGGTGTGGGAACCGGCATTTCGGCTTCCGACCGCGCCAAGACCATGCAGCTGCTGGCCGATCCGGACGCCGTCGCGGACGACTTCACCAAACCCGGACACGTAGTCCCGTTGCGCGCCAAGGACGGTGGCGTGCTGCGCCGCCCCGGCCACACCGAGGCCGCCGTCGACCTGGCCCGGCTGGCCGGTCTGCAGCCCGCCGGCGCGATCTGCGAGATCGTCAGCCAGAAGGACGAGGGCTCCATGGCCCAGACCGACGAGCTGCGCGTCTTCGCCGACGACCACGACCTGGCGCTGATCTCCATCGCCGACCTCATCGAATGGCGCCGCAAGCACGAGAAGCACATCGAGCGCGTCGCCGAGGCCCGGATCCCGACCCGGCACGGCGAATTCCGGGCCGTCGGCTACACCAGCATGTACGAGGACGTCGAGCACGTGGCGCTGGTGCGCGGCGAGGTTTCCCCGGAGAACGGTGACGACGTGCTGGTGCGCGTGCACTCCGAGTGTCTGACCGGTGACGTGTTCGGCTCGCGGCGCTGCGACTGCGGCCCCCAGCTCGACGCCGCCATGGAGATGGTGGCCAACGAAGGCCGCGGCGTGGTGCTGTACATGCGCGGACACGAGGGCCGCGGCATCGGCCTGCTGCACAAGCTGCAGGCCTACCAGTTGCAGGACGCCGGCGCCGACACCGTCGACGCCAACCTCGAGCTGGGCCTGCCCGCCGACGCCCGCGACTACGGCATCGGCGCGCAGATCCTGGTCGACCTCGGCATCCGCTCCATGCGGCTGCTGACCAACAACCCGGCCAAGCGCGTCGGCCTGGACGGCTACGGGCTGCACATCATCGAACGCGTGCCGCTGCCCATCGGCCCCAACGCCGACAACATCCGGTACCTGATGACCAAGCGGGACCGGATGGGCCACGACCTCATCGGCCTCGACGATTTCGCCGGTGACGCAACAGACGGAGAAGGTAAATGA
- the ribH gene encoding 6,7-dimethyl-8-ribityllumazine synthase, whose product MSGVGVPDMPALDASGIKLAIVASTWHTKICDALLDGALRVATASGIAEPTVVRVLGAIEIPVVAQELAKNHDAVIALGVVIRGGTPHFDYVCDAVTQGLTRVSLDESTPVANGVLTVNTEEQAIDRAGLPGSAEDKGEQAASAALATAITLRDLRR is encoded by the coding sequence ATGAGTGGTGTCGGTGTGCCGGACATGCCGGCGCTCGACGCGTCCGGGATCAAGCTGGCCATCGTCGCCAGCACGTGGCACACCAAGATCTGTGACGCGCTGCTCGACGGCGCCCTCCGGGTCGCCACCGCATCGGGTATCGCCGAACCGACCGTGGTCCGCGTGCTCGGTGCCATCGAAATCCCGGTTGTGGCACAGGAATTGGCCAAGAACCACGACGCGGTGATCGCGCTGGGTGTGGTGATCCGCGGTGGCACACCGCATTTCGACTACGTGTGCGACGCCGTCACGCAGGGCCTCACGCGGGTGTCGCTCGACGAGTCGACACCGGTCGCCAACGGTGTGCTGACGGTCAACACCGAAGAGCAGGCCATCGACCGTGCGGGCCTGCCCGGCTCGGCCGAGGACAAGGGTGAGCAGGCCGCGTCGGCGGCCCTCGCCACCGCGATCACGCTGCGCGACCTGCGTCGATGA
- a CDS encoding PH domain-containing protein has translation MTKETGSWDLEVRPQRVKYVAYAAAAVIIAVHVTVGALLKIGATGVIFQTADQVSMALLGVILAGAVLLPTRSRLRVGPAGIVVRNVLSDKTIAWSDIVGVSFPLGARWARVDLPDDEYVPIMAIQTVDKARAVDAMDRLRELVAKYRPDLSSASKTS, from the coding sequence ATGACGAAGGAAACCGGCAGCTGGGACCTGGAGGTCCGGCCGCAGCGCGTGAAGTACGTCGCGTACGCGGCGGCCGCCGTCATCATCGCCGTGCACGTCACGGTGGGGGCGCTGCTCAAAATCGGTGCCACCGGGGTGATCTTCCAGACCGCCGACCAGGTGTCCATGGCGCTGCTCGGTGTCATCCTCGCCGGTGCGGTGCTGTTGCCGACACGGTCCCGGCTGCGGGTCGGCCCGGCCGGCATCGTCGTCCGTAACGTCTTGAGCGACAAGACGATTGCCTGGTCCGACATCGTCGGGGTGTCGTTCCCGCTGGGCGCCCGCTGGGCGCGGGTGGATCTGCCCGACGACGAGTACGTCCCGATCATGGCCATCCAGACCGTCGACAAGGCGCGGGCCGTCGACGCGATGGACCGGCTTCGGGAGCTGGTCGCGAAATACCGCCCGGACCTCAGCTCAGCGTCAAAGACATCGTGA
- a CDS encoding GNAT family N-acetyltransferase translates to MGGSTQVGVIRLTEADWRVFAALRLRALADSAGTDDAEYRAEMSFTGTQWRRRLRAHAQFAVAQEDQLVGLIAAHRASPSSVYLYSLWTDPVARGRGVARTLLTAAIDWGRGLGARTVTLRVHRDNTAALGVYRAFGFVATADPAEGSRSPGPADELTMSLTLS, encoded by the coding sequence ATGGGAGGGAGCACCCAGGTGGGGGTGATCCGGCTCACCGAAGCCGACTGGCGGGTGTTCGCGGCGCTGCGGCTGCGCGCGCTGGCCGATTCCGCGGGCACCGACGATGCCGAGTACCGCGCCGAGATGAGCTTCACCGGGACGCAGTGGCGCCGTCGCCTGCGGGCGCACGCGCAGTTCGCCGTGGCTCAGGAGGACCAGCTGGTGGGCCTGATCGCGGCACATCGGGCCAGCCCGAGCTCGGTGTACCTGTACTCGCTGTGGACCGATCCGGTCGCCCGCGGCCGCGGGGTGGCGCGCACTCTGTTGACCGCGGCCATCGACTGGGGTCGCGGTCTGGGAGCGCGCACCGTGACGCTGCGGGTGCACCGCGACAACACCGCCGCGCTCGGGGTCTATCGCGCCTTCGGATTCGTCGCCACGGCCGACCCGGCGGAGGGTTCCCGAAGCCCGGGCCCGGCAGACGAACTCACGATGTCTTTGACGCTGAGCTGA